The following are from one region of the Shinella sp. PSBB067 genome:
- a CDS encoding ABC transporter ATP-binding protein, with protein MISVSDIKVVFGKGTPLQKQALNGVSLTIEQGQFVTVIGSNGAGKSTLLGVLAGDVIASEGQVKIGTTDVTRQGTAARAGRVARVFQDPLTGSCGALSIEENLALAARRGERRGLASALGPQRRAHFRERIAELNLGLENRMRDRMDLLSGGQRQAVSLVMATLAGSDVLLLDEHTAALDPGMAEFIMTLTQKIVSERKLTTLMVTHSMRQALDYGHRTVMLHGGEIVLDVAGDNRKTLQVEDLIAMFRKMRGQTLDDDALLIG; from the coding sequence ATGATCTCCGTTTCCGATATCAAGGTCGTCTTCGGCAAGGGCACGCCGCTGCAGAAGCAGGCGCTGAACGGCGTCAGCCTCACCATCGAGCAAGGCCAGTTCGTCACCGTCATCGGCTCGAACGGTGCCGGCAAGTCGACGCTGCTCGGGGTTCTGGCCGGCGACGTCATCGCCAGCGAAGGCCAGGTGAAGATCGGCACGACGGACGTCACCCGGCAGGGCACCGCCGCGCGCGCCGGCCGCGTCGCCCGCGTCTTCCAGGACCCGCTGACCGGCAGTTGCGGCGCGCTCTCCATCGAGGAGAACCTTGCGCTCGCCGCCCGGCGTGGCGAACGGCGCGGCCTCGCTTCGGCGCTTGGGCCGCAGCGCCGCGCGCATTTCCGCGAGCGCATCGCCGAGCTCAATCTCGGGCTCGAGAACCGCATGCGCGACCGGATGGACCTTCTGTCCGGCGGCCAGCGGCAGGCGGTCTCGCTCGTCATGGCGACGCTCGCCGGCTCCGACGTGCTGCTGCTTGACGAGCACACCGCCGCGCTCGATCCGGGCATGGCCGAATTCATCATGACCCTCACCCAGAAGATCGTTTCCGAGCGCAAGCTGACGACGCTGATGGTGACACATTCGATGCGCCAGGCGCTCGACTACGGCCACCGCACCGTCATGCTGCACGGCGGCGAGATCGTGCTCGACGTCGCCGGCGACAATCGCAAGACCCTCCAGGTCGAGGACCTGATCGCCATGTTCCGCAAGATGCGCGGCCAGACGCTCGACGACGACGCCTTGCTGATCGGCTGA
- a CDS encoding ABC transporter substrate-binding protein yields MRHILLAAAATLALALPAKAEDVTVAVTAIVEHPALDAARDGVKEALEAAGYKEGENLKFIYESAQGNPATAAQIARQFVGENPSVIVPISTPSAQAVVSATKDIPVVFTAVSDPLGAQLVKDMDKPGGNVTGLSDMSPVAEHLALIKEILPEAKTIGFLYNSGEANSVSLLAVLKEEAGKAGLTVVESAATKSAEVQGAARALVGRADAIYIPTDNTIISALEGAVAVAVEAKLPLFTADTDSVSRGAIAALGFNYKDVGRQTGEVVVRILKGENPGDIAVKVAAGTDLVVNKGAAAKMGVTLPEAVVGRATRVID; encoded by the coding sequence CCGCCATCGTCGAACATCCCGCGCTCGACGCCGCCCGCGACGGCGTGAAGGAAGCGCTGGAGGCCGCCGGCTACAAGGAAGGCGAGAACCTCAAGTTCATCTACGAGTCGGCGCAGGGCAACCCCGCGACCGCCGCGCAGATCGCCCGCCAGTTCGTCGGCGAAAACCCCAGCGTCATCGTGCCGATCTCCACGCCCTCGGCCCAGGCCGTCGTTTCCGCGACGAAGGACATCCCGGTCGTCTTCACCGCCGTTTCCGATCCGCTCGGCGCGCAGCTCGTCAAGGACATGGACAAGCCGGGCGGCAACGTCACCGGCCTTTCCGACATGTCGCCGGTCGCCGAGCACCTGGCGCTGATCAAGGAAATCCTGCCCGAGGCCAAGACCATCGGCTTCCTCTACAATTCGGGTGAGGCGAACTCCGTCTCGCTGCTCGCCGTCCTGAAGGAAGAAGCCGGGAAGGCCGGCCTGACGGTCGTCGAATCCGCTGCCACCAAGTCCGCCGAAGTGCAGGGCGCCGCCCGCGCGCTCGTCGGCCGCGCCGATGCGATCTACATCCCGACGGACAACACGATCATCTCCGCCCTCGAAGGCGCGGTCGCCGTTGCCGTGGAGGCCAAGCTGCCGCTCTTCACCGCCGACACGGATTCCGTCTCGCGCGGCGCCATCGCGGCGCTCGGCTTCAACTACAAGGATGTCGGCCGCCAGACGGGTGAAGTGGTCGTGCGCATCCTCAAGGGCGAAAACCCCGGCGACATCGCCGTGAAGGTCGCCGCCGGCACCGACCTCGTCGTCAACAAGGGCGCCGCCGCCAAGATGGGCGTCACCCTTCCGGAAGCCGTCGTCGGCCGCGCGACCCGCGTGATCGACTGA
- a CDS encoding argininosuccinate synthase gives MASHKDVKKVVLAYSGGLDTSIILKWLQTELGAEVVTFTADLGQGEELEPARRKAEMLGIKEIFIEDVREEFVRDFVFPMFRANAVYEGVYLLGTSIARPLISKHLIEIAAKTGADAIAHGATGKGNDQVRFELSAYALNPDIKIIAPWRDWSFKSRTHLLEFAEQHQIPVAKDKKGEAPFSVDANLLHSSSEGKVLEDPAVEAPEYVHMRTISPETAPDKATVIKVGFERGDAVSINGVRMSPATILATLNNYGRDNGIGRLDLVENRFVGMKSRGVYETPGGTILLAAHRAIESITLDRGAAHLKDELMPRYAELIYYGFWFSPEREMLQAAIDRSQEHVEGEVTLKLYKGNVMVTGRESPKSLYSDKLVTFEDDQGAYDQKDAAGFIKLNALRLRTLAARNKRG, from the coding sequence ATGGCATCACATAAAGACGTGAAGAAAGTCGTGCTCGCCTATTCCGGCGGCCTCGATACCTCGATCATCCTGAAGTGGCTTCAGACGGAACTCGGCGCAGAGGTCGTGACCTTCACGGCCGACCTCGGCCAGGGCGAGGAGCTGGAGCCGGCCCGCAGGAAGGCCGAGATGCTCGGCATCAAGGAGATCTTCATCGAGGACGTGCGCGAGGAATTCGTGCGCGATTTCGTCTTCCCGATGTTCCGCGCCAATGCGGTCTATGAAGGCGTCTACCTGCTCGGCACCTCGATTGCCCGCCCGCTGATCTCCAAGCATCTCATCGAGATCGCCGCCAAGACCGGCGCCGACGCCATCGCGCATGGCGCGACCGGCAAGGGCAACGACCAGGTCCGCTTCGAGCTTTCCGCCTATGCGCTGAACCCCGACATCAAGATCATCGCGCCGTGGCGCGACTGGTCGTTCAAGAGCCGCACGCATCTGCTCGAATTCGCCGAGCAGCACCAGATCCCGGTCGCCAAGGACAAGAAGGGCGAAGCGCCGTTCTCGGTCGATGCGAACCTCCTGCACTCCTCCTCCGAGGGCAAGGTGCTGGAAGACCCGGCCGTCGAGGCGCCCGAATACGTGCATATGCGCACCATCTCGCCGGAAACGGCGCCCGACAAGGCGACCGTCATCAAGGTCGGCTTCGAGCGGGGCGATGCCGTCTCGATCAACGGCGTGCGCATGTCGCCGGCGACGATCCTGGCGACGCTCAACAATTACGGCCGCGACAACGGCATCGGCCGCCTCGACCTGGTGGAAAACCGCTTCGTCGGCATGAAGTCGCGCGGCGTCTACGAGACGCCCGGCGGCACGATCCTGCTCGCCGCGCACCGCGCCATCGAGAGCATCACGCTCGACCGCGGCGCCGCCCACCTCAAGGACGAGCTGATGCCGCGCTATGCCGAGCTCATCTATTACGGCTTCTGGTTCTCGCCGGAGCGCGAGATGCTGCAGGCCGCGATCGACCGGAGCCAGGAGCATGTCGAGGGCGAGGTGACGCTGAAGCTCTACAAGGGCAATGTCATGGTCACCGGCCGCGAATCGCCGAAGTCGCTCTATTCCGACAAGCTGGTCACCTTCGAGGACGACCAGGGCGCCTACGACCAGAAGGACGCGGCCGGCTTCATCAAGCTGAACGCGCTGCGCCTGCGCACGCTCGCCGCCCGCAACAAGCGCGGCTGA
- a CDS encoding SDR family NAD(P)-dependent oxidoreductase: MTDLKDIIKAANVAVVTGGASGIGLAAARRFAEAGMCVALADRNPDQLGEARAELEAIAGEANVMAVETDVAHRHELEALERAILQRFGRVHVLMNNAGIQPDTSIFSAEANWDHILAVNLMGVIHGTQVFGPNMLAHGEPGLIINTGSKQGITTPPGNPAYNVSKAGVKAFTEALQHELRNTAGARISAHLLIPGFVFTALTRGERTEKPDAAWTPAQTVDFMLESLARGDFYILCPDNDVARALDERRMAWAMGDIIENRPPLSRWHPDYAETFKAFAERP, encoded by the coding sequence ATGACCGATCTCAAGGACATCATCAAGGCCGCCAATGTCGCGGTCGTCACCGGCGGCGCCTCCGGCATCGGCCTTGCCGCCGCAAGGCGCTTCGCCGAGGCCGGCATGTGCGTGGCGCTCGCCGACCGCAATCCCGACCAGCTCGGCGAGGCGCGCGCCGAGCTCGAAGCCATCGCCGGCGAGGCGAATGTCATGGCCGTCGAGACCGACGTCGCCCATCGGCACGAGCTGGAAGCGCTGGAACGCGCGATCCTCCAGCGCTTCGGCCGCGTGCATGTGCTGATGAACAATGCCGGCATCCAGCCGGACACCTCCATCTTCAGCGCCGAGGCCAACTGGGACCATATCCTCGCGGTCAACCTGATGGGCGTCATCCACGGCACGCAGGTCTTCGGCCCGAACATGCTGGCCCATGGCGAGCCGGGCCTCATCATCAATACCGGCTCCAAGCAGGGCATCACCACACCGCCCGGCAATCCGGCCTACAATGTCTCGAAAGCCGGCGTGAAGGCCTTCACCGAAGCCCTCCAGCACGAATTGCGCAACACGGCGGGGGCGAGGATCTCCGCCCATCTGCTGATCCCCGGCTTCGTCTTCACCGCCCTGACGCGGGGCGAGCGCACGGAAAAGCCCGACGCCGCCTGGACGCCGGCCCAGACCGTCGACTTCATGCTGGAAAGCCTTGCGCGCGGCGACTTCTATATTCTTTGCCCGGACAACGACGTCGCCCGCGCCCTCGACGAACGCCGCATGGCTTGGGCGATGGGCGACATCATCGAGAACCGCCCGCCGCTCTCGCGCTGGCATCCGGATTATGCGGAGACGTTCAAGGCCTTCGCCGAACGTCCCTGA
- a CDS encoding LysE family translocator, with protein MDFVPALATLITFAAATLLLAATPGPDMTLSISRALSQGRGPALYVVLGTCLGILVHTLLVAFGVSALIAASPTTFTILKSGGAAYLLWLAIQAIRHGTSLTIKAASSPRGTALASISTGFWVNLLNPKVVIFFVTFLPQFVSAGDPHVTGKLVFLGLFFIAVGIPVNVAVILAADRLAGWLQRNPKALRGLDYTFAGVFSVFAVKIFLTQAR; from the coding sequence ATGGACTTCGTGCCCGCGCTTGCGACGCTCATCACCTTCGCGGCGGCGACGCTGCTTCTGGCCGCCACGCCCGGGCCGGACATGACACTCTCGATCAGCCGCGCCCTCTCGCAGGGCCGCGGCCCGGCGCTCTACGTGGTGCTCGGCACCTGCCTCGGCATTCTCGTGCACACGCTGCTCGTCGCCTTCGGCGTCTCGGCCCTCATCGCCGCCTCGCCGACGACCTTCACCATCCTGAAGAGCGGCGGCGCGGCCTATCTGCTGTGGCTTGCCATACAGGCCATCCGCCACGGCACCAGCCTGACGATCAAGGCGGCCAGCAGCCCGCGCGGCACCGCGCTCGCCAGCATCTCCACCGGCTTCTGGGTGAACCTGCTCAATCCGAAGGTCGTCATCTTCTTCGTGACGTTCCTGCCGCAGTTCGTCAGCGCCGGCGATCCCCATGTCACGGGCAAGCTGGTCTTCCTCGGCCTGTTCTTCATCGCCGTCGGCATACCCGTCAACGTCGCGGTGATCCTTGCCGCCGACCGGCTCGCCGGCTGGCTGCAGCGGAACCCGAAGGCGCTGCGCGGCCTCGACTACACCTTCGCGGGTGTCTTCTCGGTCTTCGCCGTCAAGATCTTCCTCACGCAGGCGCGCTAA
- a CDS encoding ABC transporter permease — MSLIAFWGAVELGLVYAFVAIGVYLAFRVLDFPDLTVDGSFPLGAAVTAVLIIAGLNPWLAAAVAMVAGAVAGLVTAMLNVRFRILNLLASILTMIALFSVNLRVMGKPNVALINADTMISPFFGLGLRDFYVRPLFVGILVVVAVIVVWRFLESDAGLSMRATGANARMARAQGVNTNKQIYLGIALSNALVALGGALFAQTNGFADVTSGVGTIVVGLAAVIIGETLFGARGILMALIGCVIGSILYRIAIQLALSSDVLGLQASDLNFVTALLVTVALVLPRLRRGGAA, encoded by the coding sequence GTGAGCCTGATTGCCTTCTGGGGTGCCGTCGAACTGGGGCTGGTCTATGCCTTCGTCGCGATCGGCGTTTACCTTGCCTTCCGCGTGCTGGATTTTCCGGACCTCACCGTGGACGGGTCGTTTCCGCTGGGCGCGGCCGTCACGGCCGTGCTGATCATCGCCGGCCTCAACCCCTGGCTCGCCGCCGCCGTCGCCATGGTGGCGGGCGCGGTCGCCGGCCTCGTTACGGCCATGCTGAACGTGCGCTTCCGCATCCTCAACCTGCTCGCTTCGATCCTCACCATGATCGCGCTCTTCTCGGTGAACCTGCGCGTCATGGGCAAGCCGAATGTCGCGCTTATCAATGCCGACACGATGATCAGCCCGTTCTTCGGCCTCGGCCTCAGGGACTTCTACGTGCGCCCGCTCTTCGTCGGCATCCTCGTCGTCGTCGCCGTCATCGTCGTCTGGCGGTTCCTCGAAAGCGATGCCGGCCTTTCCATGCGCGCGACGGGGGCGAATGCCCGCATGGCCCGCGCGCAGGGCGTCAACACCAACAAGCAGATCTATCTCGGCATCGCGCTCTCCAACGCGCTGGTCGCCCTCGGCGGCGCGCTCTTCGCGCAGACCAACGGCTTTGCCGACGTCACGTCCGGCGTCGGCACCATCGTCGTCGGCCTTGCCGCCGTCATCATCGGCGAGACGCTGTTTGGCGCACGCGGGATATTGATGGCGCTGATCGGCTGCGTCATCGGCTCGATCCTCTACCGCATCGCCATCCAGCTCGCGCTCTCCTCGGACGTGCTCGGCCTGCAGGCCTCGGACCTCAACTTCGTGACGGCCCTGCTCGTCACAGTGGCGCTCGTGCTGCCGCGCCTTCGCCGCGGGGGAGCCGCCTGA